From Pelosinus fermentans DSM 17108, the proteins below share one genomic window:
- a CDS encoding polysaccharide deacetylase family protein encodes MKNKKMILVLVLFISICLIGIFFFKNIFIKPTGGDYRNIRDLDSSYHAEAEIEEALAKIKNSQEKATVIMGRNNGQRQIALTFDGLTDRTSVQQILDLLKKYNMKATFFVDGMQTAEDPQTVVNIKKAGHKIENYSFSGINKMETLPMERVVKDFSRAQKIIKVITDQGPNLLKCNDTKYTDQLLQAAKACGFNSVVKTDVFLNVKQMNSLVAADTFVDKLKPGSIVSVKLKSNAEPITNEPGKTDLQPAIDKQPGLKELLQEADLREKETIEAVEKLLIALSKANYTAVYVEDFAADDRIQKSAKTALLDSSFLVKAASYLQEQSTSLFTLPTAFAADIADNHIKEIKIISTIEPAIPYTFGGLTNEIVVNDVLGRLHDLGIKATFFVAEVEMKKYPETLRRIIENGHEIGIAIRPKDGETFEETRKSIMSARKILHEQFGVDTNLIKQPWGAVSDLTKEATSSLECKLIGQSVNVVQSKHKDYTSADQVMAEIFGKSMFSLGRGQIVHFRMDYYTNDRLIGDLVETIKQRKVDNIAYVTSYDNPASNPDNNSQYTIKPVGEILNHDNFIYQYPVDSGNVPTRIRNHWHGLKIDQHNFLVETSKRYIGNRTVTYEDRMLGFSKMDIRRLDKSGFIHTKDKVIFLTFDDWGTDAAINKILYVLRKHNVPGTFFILTNNVLNNPNLLRTIAMQGHDIGGHSDKHKPMVINDPKTGKLTQTQGKEEYTKELSTSYQKLQDVIGDVTINGKPALTGFFRPPQLAISKMGVEALFETGYEYIINGSCSTNDYKAENVPQLIRTIEDGVYTKEGEVKKGAILVMHMSDTAAYTAAALDILLTANEAKADSDPSKFKVGRLSDYLVDGYSQINRKIAELK; translated from the coding sequence GTGAAAAATAAAAAAATGATATTAGTACTGGTTCTATTTATCAGTATTTGCCTCATTGGGATATTTTTCTTTAAAAACATTTTTATTAAGCCGACTGGCGGTGACTATCGCAATATTAGGGATTTAGATAGTTCTTATCATGCTGAGGCAGAAATTGAAGAAGCGTTAGCAAAGATAAAAAATAGTCAAGAAAAAGCAACTGTAATCATGGGCAGAAATAATGGTCAGCGTCAGATTGCTTTGACTTTTGATGGCCTAACAGATCGCACTAGCGTGCAGCAGATTTTAGACCTATTAAAAAAATATAATATGAAAGCAACATTTTTTGTAGATGGGATGCAGACAGCTGAAGATCCGCAAACAGTAGTAAATATTAAAAAGGCAGGGCATAAAATAGAAAACTATTCATTTTCCGGCATTAATAAAATGGAGACTCTGCCTATGGAAAGAGTAGTGAAAGATTTCAGCCGGGCACAAAAAATCATCAAAGTGATCACCGATCAAGGGCCAAATCTTTTAAAATGCAATGATACTAAATATACGGATCAATTGTTACAAGCAGCAAAAGCCTGCGGCTTTAATAGTGTAGTGAAAACTGATGTCTTTTTGAATGTGAAACAAATGAATTCTCTTGTGGCAGCAGACACATTTGTCGACAAGCTTAAACCGGGAAGCATCGTTTCTGTTAAACTAAAATCGAATGCTGAACCGATTACAAATGAACCAGGAAAAACGGATTTACAACCGGCAATTGACAAACAGCCCGGATTAAAAGAACTGTTACAAGAAGCAGACTTGAGAGAAAAGGAAACGATTGAAGCAGTAGAAAAACTTTTAATTGCTCTTAGCAAGGCAAATTATACTGCAGTCTATGTGGAAGATTTCGCAGCTGACGATCGTATTCAAAAGTCAGCAAAAACCGCTTTGCTTGACTCCTCTTTTCTGGTAAAAGCAGCTTCTTACCTGCAAGAACAAAGTACATCTTTATTTACCTTACCAACAGCTTTTGCAGCAGACATTGCGGATAATCATATAAAAGAAATTAAGATCATTTCTACTATAGAACCTGCGATTCCCTATACCTTCGGAGGATTAACCAATGAAATTGTGGTGAATGATGTACTCGGAAGATTGCATGATCTAGGGATAAAAGCAACTTTCTTTGTGGCGGAAGTAGAAATGAAAAAATATCCTGAAACGCTGCGGAGAATCATCGAAAATGGACACGAAATTGGGATTGCCATAAGACCGAAAGATGGAGAAACCTTTGAGGAAACCCGAAAATCGATTATGAGTGCTCGCAAGATATTACATGAACAATTTGGCGTGGACACAAACTTGATAAAGCAACCATGGGGTGCTGTATCGGATTTAACAAAAGAAGCCACTTCTAGCTTAGAATGCAAATTGATCGGTCAATCTGTCAACGTTGTGCAAAGTAAACACAAAGATTACACTTCAGCTGATCAAGTTATGGCAGAGATCTTCGGCAAATCCATGTTTTCTTTAGGTAGGGGACAAATTGTACATTTTAGAATGGATTATTATACAAATGATCGATTGATTGGTGATTTGGTTGAAACCATTAAACAACGTAAAGTGGATAACATTGCCTATGTAACATCTTATGATAATCCTGCGAGCAATCCGGATAATAATTCGCAGTATACCATTAAGCCAGTAGGAGAAATTCTCAATCACGATAATTTTATTTATCAGTATCCGGTAGATTCGGGTAATGTTCCGACCCGCATAAGAAATCACTGGCATGGACTAAAGATTGATCAGCATAATTTCCTGGTTGAGACCTCTAAACGCTATATAGGGAACAGAACTGTTACTTACGAAGACCGTATGCTCGGTTTTTCTAAAATGGATATCCGCCGTCTGGATAAGAGTGGATTCATACACACCAAAGATAAGGTTATTTTCCTTACCTTTGATGACTGGGGAACAGATGCAGCAATCAATAAAATACTATATGTCTTGCGTAAGCATAATGTTCCAGGGACATTTTTTATTCTCACGAACAATGTACTCAACAACCCCAATCTGCTCCGAACCATTGCTATGCAGGGTCATGATATCGGAGGCCACTCTGATAAACATAAGCCAATGGTAATTAATGATCCCAAAACTGGTAAGCTAACCCAAACCCAAGGTAAAGAAGAATATACTAAAGAACTTTCGACATCATATCAAAAATTGCAAGATGTTATAGGAGATGTGACGATCAACGGCAAACCTGCTTTGACCGGATTTTTCCGTCCACCACAGTTGGCAATCAGCAAAATGGGCGTTGAAGCGTTGTTTGAAACAGGTTATGAATATATTATTAATGGTTCATGCAGCACAAATGATTATAAAGCTGAAAATGTTCCTCAACTTATAAGAACAATTGAAGATGGAGTATATACAAAAGAAGGTGAAGTAAAAAAGGGTGCTATCTTAGTCATGCATATGTCAGATACCGCTGCCTATACTGCTGCGGCCTTAGATATACTGCTGACTGCAAATGAAGCCAAAGCAGATTCAGATCCTTCCAAATTTAAAGTAGGCAGGTTATCAGACTATTTAGTTGATGGCTATTCGCAAATCAACCGAAAAATTGCTGAATTGAAATAG